The following proteins are encoded in a genomic region of Phycodurus eques isolate BA_2022a chromosome 11, UOR_Pequ_1.1, whole genome shotgun sequence:
- the LOC133409881 gene encoding cytochrome P450 1B1 isoform X2, translated as MALRLDESGGETLASLFLTCVTLLLSFQVCRRLLRRSAVRVPGPFAWPIVGNAAQLGKAPHLYFMRMAEKYGDIFQIQLGCRSVVVLNGDAIKQALIKQGSEFAGRPDFTSFQLISNGDGFAFATTSDWWKVHRRVAHSAVRMFSTGNRLTKKTFERHILCEFKELLQLFVCKTEQQRFFVALEYLVVSTANTMSAVCFGKRYFYEDEEFRQVVGRNNQFTETVGAGSIVDVMPWLQYFPNPIKTMFDNFKTLNREFNTFIQDKVMAHRKTFQSGAIRDMTDALIAALDKISEKTGSPSVKDYVPATVSDIFGASQDTLSTMLQWLILILVKYPDMQVRLQEEVDKVVDRSRLPSIEDQPLLPYVMAFIYEVMRFTSFVPLTIPHYTTKDTSIGGYTIPQNTVVFVNQWSSNHNPALWTKPEIFDPQRFLHPSGDLNKDMCSSVLIFSLGKRRCIGEELAKIQIFLFTSLLAHQCHISTDPARPPDLGYTYGLTLKPNAFSIAVSLRDNMRLLEEVTSQVLPEDIKAQPSDS; from the exons ATGGCTTTGAGGCTGGATGAGAGCGGCGGAGAGACCCTGGCCAGCCTGTTTTTGACTTGTGTCACCCTTCTGCTGAGCTTCCAAGTGTGTCGGCGGCTCCTGCGGCGCTCGGCTGTGCGCGTGCCGGGCCCCTTCGCCTGGCCCATCGTCGGCAACGCGGCGCAACTGGGCAAAGCGCCGCACCTGTATTTCATGCGCATGGCCGAGAAATACGGCGACATTTTCCAGATTCAATTAGGCTGCCGGAGCGTGGTGGTCCTGAACGGGGACGCCATCAAGCAGGCGTTGATCAAACAGGGCTCGGAGTTTGCCGGCAGACCCGATTTCACTTCGTTCCAGCTCATCTCCAACGGGGACGGGTTCGCCTTCGCCACCACGTCGGACTGGTGGAAGGTGCACCGCAGGGTGGCCCATTCCGCGGTGAGGATGTTCTCCACGGGGAACCGGCTGACCAAGAAGACGTTCGAGCGgcacatcctttgtgaatttaaagaGCTCCTGCAGCTTTTCGTGTGCAAGACCGAGCAGCAGCGGTTCTTCGTGGCCCTGGAGTACCTGGTGGTGTCCACGGCCAACACGATGAGCGCGGTGTGCTTCGGAAAGAGGTACTTTTACGAGGACGAGGAGTTCCGCCAGGTGGTGGGTAGGAACAACCAGTTCACGGAGACTGTGGGCGCGGGGAGCATCGTGGACGTGATGCCCTGGCTCCAGTACTTTCCCAACCCCATCAAAACCATGTTTGACAACTTCAAGACGCTCAACCGGGAGTTCAACACCTTTATTCAGGATAAGGTGATGGCGCACAGGAAGACGTTTCAGTCGGGCGCCATCAGGGACATGACCGATGCTTTGATTGCGGCCTTGGACAAAATCAGTGAGAAAACTGGCTCCCCATCGGTGAAGGACTATGTGCCCGCCACTGTTTCAGATATCTTCGGAGCAAGTCAAGATACGTTGTCAACAATGCTGCAGTGGCTCATTCTCATCCTAGTCAA GTATCCGGACATGCAGGTGCGTCTCCAAGAGGAAGTGGACAAAGTAGTGGACCGCAGTCGCCTCCCCTCCATCGAGGACCAGCCCTTGCTGCCTTATGTCATGGCCTTCATCTACGAGGTGATGCGCTTCACCAGCTTCGTGCCGCTCACCATCCCTCACTACACTACCAAAGACACCTCCATCGGTGGTTACACCATCCCACAGAACACAGTCGTTTTTGTAAACCAGTGGTCCTCCAATCACAATCCCGCCCTTTGGACAAAGCCTGAGATATTTGACCCGCAGCGTTTCCTGCACCCCAGTGGTGACCTGAACAAGGACATGTGCAGTTCCGTGCTCATCTTCTCTCTGGGTAAGCGGCGCTGTATTGGAGAGGAGCTGGCCAAGATTCAGATTTTCCTCTTCACATCGCTTCTGGCTCACCAGTGCCATATAAGCACAGACCCTGCCAGGCCGCCTGACCTCGGCTACACCTACGGTCTGACTCTCAAACCAAACGCTTTCTCCATAGCCGTGTCTCTGCGGGATAACATGAGGCTGCTCGAAGAGGTGACCAGCCAGGTTTTACCCGAGGACATCAAGGCACAGCCCTCAGactcttaa
- the LOC133409881 gene encoding cytochrome P450 1B1 isoform X1 codes for MRAQRACSRERNRLRTLRFDGRKNLNKSIIWNREKVVFFFFFFGVLLTARILEMALRLDESGGETLASLFLTCVTLLLSFQVCRRLLRRSAVRVPGPFAWPIVGNAAQLGKAPHLYFMRMAEKYGDIFQIQLGCRSVVVLNGDAIKQALIKQGSEFAGRPDFTSFQLISNGDGFAFATTSDWWKVHRRVAHSAVRMFSTGNRLTKKTFERHILCEFKELLQLFVCKTEQQRFFVALEYLVVSTANTMSAVCFGKRYFYEDEEFRQVVGRNNQFTETVGAGSIVDVMPWLQYFPNPIKTMFDNFKTLNREFNTFIQDKVMAHRKTFQSGAIRDMTDALIAALDKISEKTGSPSVKDYVPATVSDIFGASQDTLSTMLQWLILILVKYPDMQVRLQEEVDKVVDRSRLPSIEDQPLLPYVMAFIYEVMRFTSFVPLTIPHYTTKDTSIGGYTIPQNTVVFVNQWSSNHNPALWTKPEIFDPQRFLHPSGDLNKDMCSSVLIFSLGKRRCIGEELAKIQIFLFTSLLAHQCHISTDPARPPDLGYTYGLTLKPNAFSIAVSLRDNMRLLEEVTSQVLPEDIKAQPSDS; via the exons ATGCGCGCGCAGAGAGCATGCAGCCGAGAGCGCAACAGGCTGCGCACTTTGAGGTTTGACGGCAGGAAGAATTTGAACAAATCCATCATTTGGAACAGagagaaagttgttttttttttttttttttttggtgttcttctcacggCCAG GATCCTCGAGATGGCTTTGAGGCTGGATGAGAGCGGCGGAGAGACCCTGGCCAGCCTGTTTTTGACTTGTGTCACCCTTCTGCTGAGCTTCCAAGTGTGTCGGCGGCTCCTGCGGCGCTCGGCTGTGCGCGTGCCGGGCCCCTTCGCCTGGCCCATCGTCGGCAACGCGGCGCAACTGGGCAAAGCGCCGCACCTGTATTTCATGCGCATGGCCGAGAAATACGGCGACATTTTCCAGATTCAATTAGGCTGCCGGAGCGTGGTGGTCCTGAACGGGGACGCCATCAAGCAGGCGTTGATCAAACAGGGCTCGGAGTTTGCCGGCAGACCCGATTTCACTTCGTTCCAGCTCATCTCCAACGGGGACGGGTTCGCCTTCGCCACCACGTCGGACTGGTGGAAGGTGCACCGCAGGGTGGCCCATTCCGCGGTGAGGATGTTCTCCACGGGGAACCGGCTGACCAAGAAGACGTTCGAGCGgcacatcctttgtgaatttaaagaGCTCCTGCAGCTTTTCGTGTGCAAGACCGAGCAGCAGCGGTTCTTCGTGGCCCTGGAGTACCTGGTGGTGTCCACGGCCAACACGATGAGCGCGGTGTGCTTCGGAAAGAGGTACTTTTACGAGGACGAGGAGTTCCGCCAGGTGGTGGGTAGGAACAACCAGTTCACGGAGACTGTGGGCGCGGGGAGCATCGTGGACGTGATGCCCTGGCTCCAGTACTTTCCCAACCCCATCAAAACCATGTTTGACAACTTCAAGACGCTCAACCGGGAGTTCAACACCTTTATTCAGGATAAGGTGATGGCGCACAGGAAGACGTTTCAGTCGGGCGCCATCAGGGACATGACCGATGCTTTGATTGCGGCCTTGGACAAAATCAGTGAGAAAACTGGCTCCCCATCGGTGAAGGACTATGTGCCCGCCACTGTTTCAGATATCTTCGGAGCAAGTCAAGATACGTTGTCAACAATGCTGCAGTGGCTCATTCTCATCCTAGTCAA GTATCCGGACATGCAGGTGCGTCTCCAAGAGGAAGTGGACAAAGTAGTGGACCGCAGTCGCCTCCCCTCCATCGAGGACCAGCCCTTGCTGCCTTATGTCATGGCCTTCATCTACGAGGTGATGCGCTTCACCAGCTTCGTGCCGCTCACCATCCCTCACTACACTACCAAAGACACCTCCATCGGTGGTTACACCATCCCACAGAACACAGTCGTTTTTGTAAACCAGTGGTCCTCCAATCACAATCCCGCCCTTTGGACAAAGCCTGAGATATTTGACCCGCAGCGTTTCCTGCACCCCAGTGGTGACCTGAACAAGGACATGTGCAGTTCCGTGCTCATCTTCTCTCTGGGTAAGCGGCGCTGTATTGGAGAGGAGCTGGCCAAGATTCAGATTTTCCTCTTCACATCGCTTCTGGCTCACCAGTGCCATATAAGCACAGACCCTGCCAGGCCGCCTGACCTCGGCTACACCTACGGTCTGACTCTCAAACCAAACGCTTTCTCCATAGCCGTGTCTCTGCGGGATAACATGAGGCTGCTCGAAGAGGTGACCAGCCAGGTTTTACCCGAGGACATCAAGGCACAGCCCTCAGactcttaa